In Mixophyes fleayi isolate aMixFle1 chromosome 4, aMixFle1.hap1, whole genome shotgun sequence, the following proteins share a genomic window:
- the LOC142152753 gene encoding uncharacterized protein LOC142152753, with protein MVGGSRTQTLQVVGDEPNTEEQALVASVRLPAAMTSGDLSGPEARQAGIMEAATTSGPAGASGSVPQPEAVVGGESLDVVMSQERTHSPPLSSTDEDSPSSSGEGPRKLIKLLNTHFSKARSQGERRGLTAKLATSRAPMVQCENTALLAGLRPSIRDRIRKGWFVNMFELMKGAKNGLDAACAKGGIGEEAYKTFPNWVSGYCAFAACYIETRPGAHEEVWKYLHLINEMYINDRPGTWLKYDELFRERVEGRVDMPLGVKDVEIWMQLNRVSLAFGSGAPGNRFPQGGRRGAPQFAKNRWFAFNNASCGRGEACNYRHNCTYCR; from the coding sequence ATGGTTGGAGGGTCAAGGACACAGACATTGCAGGTGGTCGGTGACGAGCCAAATACAGAGGAGCAAGCTCTGGTCGCTAGTGTGAGGTTGCCGGCAGCGATGACATCGGGTGATTTGTCGGGACCGGAAGCACGGCAGGCAGGCATCATGGAGGCCGCAACAACATCAGGACCTGCCGGGGCGTCAGGATCCGTGCCACAACCGGAGGCTGTCGTTGGTGGTGAGTCGCTTGATGTTGTTATGTCACAAGAACGCACACATAGTCCACCATTGTCTTCCACTGACGAGGATTCTCCttcttcatcgggggagggtcctcgGAAGTTGATTAAATTGCTTAACACACATTTTAGCAAGGCTAGATCTCAGGGAGAGAGACGGGGTCTGACAGCAAAGTTGGCAACATCTAGGGCTCCCATGGTGCAATGTGAGAACACAGCTCTTTTAGCGGGTTTACGCCCCAGTATTAGGGACAGGATTAGGAAGGGCTGGTTCGTTAACATGTTCGAGCTTATGAAGGGGGCAAAAAATGGGTTAGACGCAGCCTGCGCAAAAGGGGGTATTGGCGAGGAGGCTTATAAAACCTTCCCTAACTGGGTGTCCGGGTATTGTGCCTTTGCGGCGTGCTACATCGAGACGAGGCCAGGGGCACACGAAGAGGTCTGGAAGTACTTACACCTCATAAACGAGATGTATATTAATGATCGCCCAGGGACATGGCTTAAATACGACGAGTTATTTCGGGAGAGGGTGGAAGGTCGTGTTGACATGCCCCTGGGTGTGAAAGACGTTGAGATTTGGATGCAACTCAATCGGGTTAGCTTAGCTTTCGGTTCAGGGGCACCAGGGAATCGGTTtccgcaaggggggagacgtggtGCTCCCCAGTTTGCAAAGAACAGATGGTTTGCCTTTAACAATGCGTCCTGTGGCCGGGGGGAGGCGTGTAATTATCGGCACAACTGCACATACTGCCGCTGA